The following proteins are co-located in the Triticum aestivum cultivar Chinese Spring chromosome 1A, IWGSC CS RefSeq v2.1, whole genome shotgun sequence genome:
- the LOC123051446 gene encoding putative magnesium transporter MRS2-G — protein MGRRSGGRKLPFFSAASTSPSTKRTRSARRLPSLPKPSSPPPPSPTTPPPAPQTTTSPPAPSPGGGAALAAKVGKKKAGSRLWMRLDRWGSSEILELDKASIIRRAGVPPRDLRILGPVFSHSSSILAREKAMVINLEFIRAIVTAEEVLLLDPLMQEVLPFVDQLRQHLPLRSLVGGNGEHGGDGNGVKQDGSPGDQVPCLNEATGAEHELPFEFQVLEVGLEAVCSTLDSSVADLERRAIPVLDELTKNVSTKNLERVRSLKSDLTRLLARVQKVRDEIEHLLADNEDMAHLYLTRKQAQNQQVEAIMTSAASNSIVPAGASLPRLNSSFRRSVSIATSIYLDNDVEDLEMLLEAYFMQLDGIRNRILSVREYIDDTEDYVNIQLDNQRNELIQLQLTLTIASFGIAVNTFIAGAFAMNIPCHFYDTDGSFFWPFVGGTSSGCFVISVVLLGYAWWKKLLGP, from the exons atgggGAGGCGATCCGGAGGCAGGAAGCTGCCCTTCTtctccgccgcctccacctcgcccTCCACCAAGCGCACCCGCTCCGCGCGCCGCCTCCCTTCCCTGCCcaagcccagctcgccgcctccccCCTCCCCGACCACTCCGCCCCCCGCGCCGCAGACCACCACGTCTCCGCCTGCCCCCTCTCCCGGGGGTGGTGCCGCCCTGGCCGCCAAGGTCGGCAAGAAGAAGGCCGGCTCCCGCTTGTGGATGCGGCTGGACCGGTGGGGCTCCTCTGAGATCCTGGAGCTCGACAAGGCCTCCATCATCCGCCGCGCGGGCGTGCCCCCGCGCGACCTCCGCATCCTCGGCCCCGTCTTCTCCCACTCCTCAAGCATCCTCG CTAGAGAGAAGGCGATGGTCATCAACCTAGAATTCATCAGGGCGATTGTTACTGCGGAGGAGGTCCTCCTATTGGACCCTCTGATGCAGGAGGTGCTCCCTTTCGTCGACCAATTGAGGCAGCATCTCCCTCTGAGGAGCCTGGTGGGTGGGAATGGTGAACACGGCGGTGATGGCAATGGGGTCAAGCAGGATGGTTCGCCCGGGGATCAGGTGCCCTGTCTTAATGAGGCCACCGGGGCAGAGCATGAGTTGCCATTCGAGTTCCAGGTGCTGGAGGTCGGGCTTGAGGCCGTGTGCTCCACGTTGGACTCCAGCGTGGCTGATCTTGAGAGGCGTGCTATTCCCGTGCTTGATGAGCTCACCAAGAATGTCAGCACTAAGAACTTGGAGCGTGTGCGGAGCCTCAAGAGTGACCTTACCCGTTTGCTTGCCCGCGTTCAGAAG GTCAGGGATGAGATAGAACATCTTCTAGCTGATAATGAAGACATGGCACATCTTTATCTTACAAGGAAGCAAGCACAGAATCAGCAGGTTGAGGCTATAATGACGTCTGCTGCTTCCAATAGCATTGTTCCCGCAGGAGCAAGTCTGCCGAGGCTGAACTCCAGTTTTCGGCGCAGTGTGAGCATTGctaccagtatatatttggataacgATGTGGAAGACCTAGAGATGTTGCTTGAGGCCTACTTCATGCAACTGGATGGAATTCGCAACAGAATTTTATCG GTCCGAGAGTATATTGATGACACAGAAGACTACGTCAACATTCAACTCGACAACCAGCGAAATGAACTGATCCAACTTCAGCTTACGCTGACCATCGCGTCTTTCGGCATAGCCGTCAATACCTTCATAGCTGGGGCATTTGCGATGAACATTCCATGCCATTTTTATGACACAGATGGCAGCTTCTTTTGGCCATTTGTCGGAGGTACATCGTCAGGCTGCTTTGTGATCTCCGTTGTTTTGTTAGGGTACGCCTGGTGGAAGAAGTTGCTCGGTCCCTGA